In Candidatus Zixiibacteriota bacterium, the genomic window GCGCCAGCAGCCGCCCCAGGCGGCGCCGAACCTTATCGACGTTTTCGCCGAAGATCTTCGAGTCCGGCCGGGAGAAATAGATATACTCGAATATGCAGAAGGCGTGTTTGGCCGGTTTGAGAAACCTTCGCGATTTGATGCCCGCCCTTGAGATCTCCACGATCTCGCCCGGCTCGATATCACGCACGTACCGGGCGCCGATAATGTCGAAGGCGCATGTCTCGCTCGCCACAAGGTGAGCGTTGCGCAGCTTGCCCAACGCGAGTGGCCGAAAGCCCTGAGGGTCGCGTGCGGCGATTATCGAGTCCTCCGTCAGAAATACCAGTGAATAGGCCCCTTTAATCGTCTTAAGGGCATCGCAAATCCGGTCCAGCCGACGGCTTTTCTTTGAGGTCGCAACGAGATGGAGGATAATCTCGGTGTCGGAAGTGGTCTGGAAGATCGACCCTCGAGAATCGAGGTCATGTTTCAGTTCCAGCGAATTCGTGAGATTGCCGTTATGGGCTACGGCGAGGTTGGCGCGACGGTTGGTAATCACGAACGGCTGGATGTTCATGAGCGAGGATGCGCCGGTCGTGCTGTAGCGGGTGTGGCCGATCGCCATCCGGCCTTTGAGTTTGGCGATACTCGTTTCGTCTGAAAACACCTCGGAAACCTGACCCATCCCTTTATGCATTGTGAAGTTGCCGTTGTCCGAGGTCACAATCCCGGCTGATTCCTGCCCCCGGTGCTGCAGAGCGTAGAGTCCCAGATAGGTCAGTTCGGCTGCACGGCGATGGCCAAAAATCGCGAACACGCCGCAGTTGTCACGCACCATTTGGTCAAGCATATCGCCAACACCTCGTCAGGGCCGCCGCCCTGAAAAGCCGCCAAGCTAACAGGGGGCCCCCGCTTTGTCAACAATCGGCTCAGGGAATTCAGTTCCAATCTGTGAACCTTCCTGCACGGTCAGGATCCCAGCGCAGAAACTGAACAGGCGAATAAGCTGGCCAAAGCGTTGATGTTACGGTATTTTTCGCTGTACACGCGAAATGCCCGCGGCCGCCCTAATGTGGTCGCCGGGCGCACCACATTTGCTCTGGAACAGGCCGGATAAGAGGGTCGGCCATTCATGGCGAACCGCGAACAGGAAAGATACAACATACTGCGCACTCTGGCGTCGGCTGCCGCGCACGATACCCGTCTGGAACAGAACGGGCAGGCGGCCATGGAACAGACCGCGCGTCTGGTCGGCCTTTCCGCCATGGCGCTCCACCTCTGGGACCCGCAGGGGAAACCGACTCTCCAGCTTACGTACGCCGAAAGTGAAGACAAGGCCCGCCGCCTGAATCAGTTGGAGAGAGAGCTGTTCGAGAACCTGCGGCGTTCGCGCCAACTGGTCTCCGCCTACATGTCTTTCGCAGGTGACCCGCCGAGTCATACGTTCACGCTGCCGCTCGGCATTGGTGATCACGTGTTCGGGGCGGCAATCGGTTTCCAGGAAGGAAAGCGCACGGTGCTGGAGGAGGACGACTTTCTCGACGCTGTAACCTGCACGCTGGCCCTCCATGCGGTAGCAGGTGGTCTTACAAGCACATTGCCTAAAGAACTTGTTGAACGCGAGCGAATGGCGGCGATCAACGAAACCGCGGTGACGGTCAACCACGAAATCAACAACCCCCTTACCGCTATCCTGGGCAACGTGCAACTGCTGCTAATGCATCGAAAAGATCTCGACGCCGAAGTCCGCAACAAGCTCAGTGTTATCGAGGAATCGGCGTCCAAGATCAAAGATGTCACCCAGAAGCTGCTAAGGCTGACCTCCTCGCGCACCGCTGAGTATGTCCCCGGCACGGGGATGCTCGATCTCTCCGATCCCGACGACAAGAAACGCCGGAGTAAATAAGCGGCGATCCGCCGCAGGGTTTGTGCAGTGATCGTCAAGGCCTTGCTACTGGATCGGCAGGGCTCCGTCCCTGCCGTTCTTGATTGCGGTAGGCGCCGAGGCCGGCCGATCAGATTGTAGTCAATCGACAGAGGTGTCGGGTTTCGCGCTCAAAGGGTCGATGCGTGGAACCCGAACTACAAGACTACAAGACTCGATCGGCAGGGTTCCTTGCCTGCCGTGCATCACGGCAGGTCGTACTATTATCCGACGATGTACAATCTTCACCCACCGCAAGCGGTGGGGCACCCCGGCAGCATTCCTGTAGGTCGAATCCAGCCCGCTTCGGGCGGATTCGACATCTACGTATTCCGATGCCCCAGATGTCGAAACCGCCCCGCTAAGAGCGTGGCCGGTTTTGACCTACAAGGGGGGCCACCGTGGCGATGGGGCATCGGATCCCCACATCACAGGGTTGCACGCCGGACCGCCGTGCAT contains:
- the purF gene encoding amidophosphoribosyltransferase — protein: MLDQMVRDNCGVFAIFGHRRAAELTYLGLYALQHRGQESAGIVTSDNGNFTMHKGMGQVSEVFSDETSIAKLKGRMAIGHTRYSTTGASSLMNIQPFVITNRRANLAVAHNGNLTNSLELKHDLDSRGSIFQTTSDTEIILHLVATSKKSRRLDRICDALKTIKGAYSLVFLTEDSIIAARDPQGFRPLALGKLRNAHLVASETCAFDIIGARYVRDIEPGEIVEISRAGIKSRRFLKPAKHAFCIFEYIYFSRPDSKIFGENVDKVRRRLGRLLAREHPVDADVVIGIPDSANTATLGFAEESGIPFEIGLIRNHYVGRTFIDPQQSVRDLDVRLKFNPVRGVLRDKRVVVVDDSIVRGTTSLKLVKMLREAGAKEIHFRVSSPPIISPCFFGIDMPTRKELIGSSKTVKEIEAYLGVDSLRYLSLEGMLSMPSLPKTTFCHGCFSGKYPIPVPKINGKDKLKKL
- a CDS encoding histidine kinase dimerization/phospho-acceptor domain-containing protein is translated as MANREQERYNILRTLASAAAHDTRLEQNGQAAMEQTARLVGLSAMALHLWDPQGKPTLQLTYAESEDKARRLNQLERELFENLRRSRQLVSAYMSFAGDPPSHTFTLPLGIGDHVFGAAIGFQEGKRTVLEEDDFLDAVTCTLALHAVAGGLTSTLPKELVERERMAAINETAVTVNHEINNPLTAILGNVQLLLMHRKDLDAEVRNKLSVIEESASKIKDVTQKLLRLTSSRTAEYVPGTGMLDLSDPDDKKRRSK